Proteins encoded within one genomic window of Granulicella pectinivorans:
- a CDS encoding rhamnogalacturonidase yields the protein MKTFDSARRDLLKLSGLGLAVSLPSLSFAEAPKIGSSPLLFDVRTYGATGSGKVLDTKGINAAIEACAAAGGGTVYFPAGTYLTFSIRLKSLVHLYIAQGATILAADSPLPGQTTGELGGVYDAAEPNTSYDAYQDYGHNHWHNSLLWGENLHDLSITGPGLIYGKGLSFGVGPSRPPGAPQRTGFGPERPAGTPPVQRPPRGEYPMYQAEQPGVGNKAIALKNCRNVTFKDFSLLKGGHFGLLLTGVDNLIIDGLKIDTDRDGMDIDCCKNVRVSNCTVNSPWDDGICPKSSYALGYNRATENVTITNCYVTGTYMLGSVLDGTWQKFPADVRGVGRTGRIKCGTESNGGFKNITISNCVFEGCDGLALESEDGALCEDITITNITMRDIHSSPLFFRLGARLRGPKPETKVGTLQRILVSNIVSYNSSARLGSILSGIPDFPLRDIKIANFYSQHVGGAPQDQVGIVPPEKIESYPDPGMFGPMPSQGFFLRHIRNLEMSHVEIEPVAPDPRPSFSLLDVHRADFFAITAPTSPAAFHLDQVTDLRIAFSRATPDVTLASADNKTL from the coding sequence ATGAAAACCTTCGACTCCGCGCGCCGCGACCTTCTCAAGCTCTCTGGACTTGGGCTTGCCGTCTCCCTGCCGTCCCTCTCGTTCGCCGAGGCGCCGAAGATCGGGAGCTCTCCCCTGCTGTTCGACGTGCGCACCTACGGCGCCACCGGGTCGGGCAAGGTGCTCGACACCAAAGGCATCAACGCAGCCATCGAGGCCTGCGCGGCAGCCGGCGGCGGGACGGTCTACTTTCCGGCCGGTACCTACCTTACCTTTTCCATCCGGCTCAAGAGCCTGGTCCACCTCTATATCGCGCAGGGCGCAACCATCCTCGCGGCGGACTCGCCTCTTCCCGGTCAGACCACCGGCGAGCTTGGCGGCGTCTACGACGCGGCCGAACCCAATACCAGCTACGACGCCTACCAGGACTACGGCCACAACCACTGGCACAACTCACTCCTCTGGGGCGAGAACCTGCACGACCTCTCGATCACCGGACCCGGCCTCATCTATGGCAAAGGCCTCAGCTTCGGCGTTGGGCCGTCGCGTCCGCCGGGAGCCCCGCAGCGCACCGGCTTCGGCCCGGAACGCCCCGCGGGCACACCGCCCGTGCAGCGCCCACCGCGCGGCGAGTATCCCATGTACCAGGCCGAGCAGCCCGGCGTGGGCAACAAGGCCATCGCGCTCAAGAACTGCCGCAACGTCACCTTCAAGGACTTCTCGCTGCTCAAGGGCGGGCACTTCGGCCTTCTCCTCACCGGCGTCGACAACCTCATCATCGACGGCCTCAAGATCGACACCGACCGCGACGGCATGGACATCGACTGCTGCAAGAATGTGCGGGTCTCGAACTGCACCGTGAATTCGCCATGGGACGACGGCATCTGCCCCAAGAGCTCCTATGCCCTGGGCTACAACCGCGCCACCGAGAACGTCACCATCACCAACTGTTATGTGACGGGAACCTACATGCTGGGCTCGGTCCTCGACGGCACGTGGCAGAAGTTTCCTGCCGACGTCCGCGGCGTGGGCCGCACGGGACGCATCAAGTGCGGCACGGAGTCCAACGGCGGCTTCAAGAACATCACCATCTCGAACTGCGTCTTCGAGGGCTGCGACGGACTTGCGCTCGAGAGCGAAGACGGCGCGCTGTGCGAGGACATCACCATCACCAACATCACGATGCGCGACATTCACTCGTCGCCCTTGTTCTTCCGTCTCGGCGCGCGTTTGCGTGGACCGAAGCCCGAGACCAAAGTGGGCACGCTGCAGCGGATCCTGGTCTCGAACATCGTCAGCTACAACTCATCGGCGCGCCTGGGCAGCATACTGAGCGGCATTCCCGACTTTCCGCTGCGCGACATCAAGATTGCGAACTTCTACTCGCAGCACGTCGGCGGAGCCCCGCAGGATCAGGTGGGTATCGTGCCTCCGGAGAAGATCGAGTCGTACCCCGACCCGGGGATGTTCGGCCCGATGCCGTCGCAGGGCTTCTTCCTGCGCCACATCCGCAACCTGGAGATGAGCCACGTCGAGATCGAACCGGTAGCCCCGGACCCGCGTCCGTCGTTCTCTCTGCTGGACGTCCACCGGGCCGATTTCTTCGCCATCACCGCGCCGACCAGCCCGGCCGCCTTCCATCTGGATCAGGTGACCGATCTCCGCATCGCCTTCAGCCGAGCCACCCCCGACGTTACGCTCGCGAGCGCCGATAACAAGACCCTGTAA
- a CDS encoding DUF4339 domain-containing protein, translating to MLYHVTRNGQNYGPYTLEDLSRYVASGNVLPTDMAKSDEMTEWVTVASLLEPAASSMPPPQQPAYTETYQPGYAAPPASAYPAAAYDPPPNLSWGLVLLFSILTCSVFIFIWNMILAAWVNRIAPASKVLVLYIAVTVGWLVLSVVGQHHGIRHYSTGVHFDTENTGVSLLWICWWVLKLYARFTMRNELEKHYNTVEPMGLRLSGVMTFFFGGLYFTYHLNRIADMKRAMAYGMPRPY from the coding sequence ATGCTCTATCACGTAACGCGCAACGGCCAGAACTATGGACCGTATACCCTCGAAGACCTGTCACGCTATGTCGCCTCGGGGAACGTTCTGCCGACGGATATGGCCAAGAGCGATGAGATGACGGAGTGGGTGACGGTGGCTTCGCTGCTGGAACCCGCGGCTTCGTCTATGCCGCCACCGCAGCAGCCTGCCTACACGGAGACCTATCAGCCGGGCTATGCGGCTCCTCCAGCGTCGGCTTATCCGGCGGCCGCGTACGATCCGCCGCCGAACCTGAGCTGGGGGCTTGTGCTTCTGTTCAGCATTCTGACCTGCTCGGTGTTCATCTTTATCTGGAACATGATCCTGGCGGCGTGGGTGAACCGGATTGCGCCGGCGAGTAAGGTGCTGGTGCTTTATATCGCCGTGACCGTGGGTTGGCTGGTGTTGTCGGTCGTGGGGCAGCACCATGGCATCCGTCATTACAGTACGGGCGTTCACTTCGATACGGAGAACACGGGCGTTTCGCTGCTGTGGATCTGCTGGTGGGTGCTGAAGCTGTATGCGCGATTCACGATGCGCAATGAGCTGGAGAAGCACTACAACACGGTTGAACCGATGGGTCTGCGGCTTTCGGGCGTGATGACGTTCTTCTTTGGCGGGCTGTACTTTACGTATCACCTGAACCGCATCGCCGATATGAAGCGGGCGATGGCGTACGGGATGCCGAGGCCGTATTGA
- a CDS encoding DUF2752 domain-containing protein: protein MSTRHMMATAVLFAAVVLLVRPACPVYAMFHVLCPGCGGTRALMALLRGNLGAAWRLNALVVCEIPLGLGYVLAGIWRRGVWPEVSRGWWITVSVGVALFTVGRNFFAL, encoded by the coding sequence TTGAGTACCAGACACATGATGGCGACCGCCGTGCTGTTTGCGGCGGTCGTGCTGTTGGTGCGGCCGGCTTGCCCGGTGTATGCGATGTTTCATGTGCTTTGCCCCGGGTGTGGGGGAACGCGGGCTTTGATGGCTTTGCTGCGAGGGAACCTGGGGGCGGCGTGGCGGTTGAATGCTTTGGTGGTGTGTGAGATTCCGTTGGGGCTGGGGTACGTCTTGGCGGGGATTTGGCGGCGGGGTGTTTGGCCTGAGGTGAGCAGGGGCTGGTGGATCACGGTCTCCGTGGGAGTGGCCTTGTTTACGGTGGGACGGAACTTCTTCGCGCTCTAA
- a CDS encoding NADH-quinone oxidoreductase subunit N, whose translation MLSYTGLLQLALPEVIVVVTALLVLALDLALRTQPARTRFTIASTLGVIGCLAAIARLVLVPEQVNLLNGVLLANPLTHLIQIALLVLAIGTLLIAIDTGFTDHVGEFVLLILLATVGMMFLVATQDLLVLFLSLELLSLSLYVLTGFDKRRPRAAEAALKYFLFGGMSAAFLLFGFSILYGLSNSTRFHDIAAAIHTPLNPLAVIAIVTTVIGFGFKIAAFPLHFWAPDVYEAAPIPSAAFAASSSKVASFFLFFQIMTLAFANAQGATKPFTPGWIPILVLLAAASMVFGNLVALRQTGLRRLLAYSAVAHAGYMLLAPIAHTRESLAALLFYVITYALTTLGIFAVIGILPDDRLTSFHGLSRRAPLPAAALFVFLLSLAGIPPLAGFFAKFYLLVAAMQGNPGLLWLVILVLATSAVSLYYYLQVLKRVYVTPPGEGDGIIHTSLLTRTLLILLAVAVLLLGLAPHLLLGAILRALPA comes from the coding sequence GTGCTTTCCTACACCGGCCTCCTCCAGCTTGCGCTCCCCGAAGTCATCGTCGTCGTCACGGCCCTCCTCGTCCTGGCGCTGGACCTCGCTCTCCGCACCCAGCCCGCACGCACCCGCTTCACCATCGCCTCCACCCTCGGCGTCATCGGATGCCTCGCCGCCATCGCCCGTCTCGTCCTTGTCCCCGAGCAGGTCAACCTCCTCAACGGTGTCCTCCTCGCCAACCCCCTCACCCATCTCATCCAGATCGCCCTTCTCGTCCTGGCCATCGGAACCCTCCTCATCGCCATCGACACCGGCTTCACCGACCATGTAGGCGAGTTCGTCCTCCTCATCCTCCTCGCGACCGTCGGCATGATGTTCCTCGTCGCCACCCAGGACCTCCTCGTCCTCTTCCTCTCCCTCGAGCTCCTCTCGCTCTCCCTCTACGTCCTCACCGGCTTCGACAAACGCCGCCCCCGCGCCGCCGAAGCCGCCCTCAAGTACTTCCTCTTCGGCGGCATGTCCGCCGCCTTCCTGCTCTTCGGCTTTAGCATCCTCTACGGCCTATCGAACTCCACCCGCTTCCACGACATCGCCGCCGCCATCCACACTCCCTTGAACCCCCTCGCCGTCATCGCCATCGTCACCACCGTTATCGGCTTCGGCTTCAAGATCGCCGCCTTCCCCCTGCACTTCTGGGCACCCGACGTCTACGAAGCCGCCCCCATACCCTCCGCCGCCTTCGCCGCCTCCAGCTCCAAGGTCGCCAGCTTCTTCCTCTTCTTCCAGATCATGACCCTCGCCTTCGCCAACGCGCAGGGCGCCACCAAACCCTTCACCCCCGGCTGGATCCCTATCCTGGTCCTCCTCGCCGCCGCCTCCATGGTCTTCGGCAACCTCGTCGCTCTGCGCCAGACCGGCCTCCGCCGTCTCCTCGCCTACTCCGCCGTGGCCCACGCCGGATACATGCTCCTCGCCCCCATCGCGCACACCCGCGAGAGCCTCGCCGCGCTCCTCTTCTACGTCATCACCTACGCTCTCACCACCCTGGGCATCTTCGCCGTCATCGGTATCCTGCCGGACGACCGGCTCACGAGCTTCCACGGGCTCAGCCGCCGCGCTCCCCTGCCCGCCGCCGCGCTCTTCGTCTTTCTGCTCTCCCTCGCCGGCATCCCACCGCTCGCCGGCTTCTTCGCCAAGTTCTATCTCCTCGTCGCCGCCATGCAGGGCAACCCCGGCCTCCTCTGGCTCGTCATCCTCGTCCTCGCCACAAGCGCCGTGTCGCTGTACTACTACCTGCAGGTCCTCAAGCGCGTCTACGTCACCCCACCCGGCGAGGGCGACGGCATCATCCACACATCGCTCCTCACCAGAACCCTCCTCATCCTCCTCGCGGTCGCTGTCCTGCTCCTTGGCCTCGCCCCGCATCTCCTCCTCGGAGCGATTCTCCGCGCTCTTCCCGCCTGA
- a CDS encoding complex I subunit 4 family protein, with protein sequence MLAWTIYISLIGALTLLLLPKASPTPARIVALLTAIAGFIIALLAFLQHRTGELFTIARVPWIPALHIEYHLAADGISLSLVLLTGIVAITGVLFSWNIARRTHAFFAFYLLLIACVYGVFLSYDLFLLFVFYEIVIIPKYFLIAIWGSTRKEYGAMKLALYSFLGSAMVLVGIIAAYAYSGTMSLANISPTAFPAHFQMWAFPLVFVGFAILAGLWPFHTWAPTGHVAAPTAASMLLAGVVMKLGAYGCLRVAMALFPLGLAPWGFHVLGLGSWRDVFALLAVIGIVYGALVALVQKDFKFVIGYSSVSHMGFILLGLMTLSQIGITGAVIQMFSHGILAGLLFATVGRMVYDRTHTRELGQLGPMHLSRALPFATVTFVLAGMASMGLPGFSGFIAELMIVVGAWHAFPVLALCVGVGILLGVVYVWRAMQKAFFAEQPSEAAPPPLDPITLPEYLGAAILLATSIAVGVYPQMLLRIIMPALNSPIFDNLRKGGM encoded by the coding sequence ATGCTCGCGTGGACCATCTACATCTCGCTCATCGGAGCCCTCACCCTCCTCCTCTTGCCCAAAGCAAGCCCCACCCCCGCGCGCATCGTAGCCTTACTCACCGCCATCGCCGGTTTCATCATCGCCCTGCTCGCCTTCCTCCAGCACCGCACCGGCGAGCTCTTCACCATCGCTCGCGTCCCCTGGATCCCCGCCCTCCACATCGAGTACCATCTCGCCGCCGATGGCATCTCCCTCTCCCTCGTCCTCCTCACCGGCATCGTTGCCATCACCGGCGTCCTCTTCTCCTGGAACATCGCCCGCCGCACCCACGCCTTCTTCGCCTTCTACCTCCTGCTCATCGCCTGTGTCTACGGCGTCTTCCTCAGCTACGACCTCTTCCTTCTCTTCGTCTTCTACGAGATCGTCATCATCCCCAAGTACTTCCTCATCGCCATCTGGGGCTCCACCCGCAAGGAGTACGGCGCCATGAAGCTCGCCCTCTATTCCTTCCTCGGCTCCGCCATGGTCCTCGTCGGCATCATCGCCGCCTACGCCTACTCCGGCACCATGTCCCTCGCCAACATCTCCCCCACCGCCTTCCCCGCCCACTTCCAGATGTGGGCCTTCCCGTTAGTCTTCGTAGGCTTCGCCATCCTCGCCGGCCTGTGGCCCTTCCATACCTGGGCTCCCACCGGACACGTAGCCGCTCCCACCGCCGCCTCCATGCTCCTCGCCGGAGTCGTCATGAAGCTCGGCGCCTACGGATGCCTCCGCGTCGCCATGGCCCTCTTCCCCCTCGGCCTCGCCCCCTGGGGTTTCCATGTCCTCGGCCTCGGCTCCTGGCGAGACGTCTTCGCCCTCCTCGCCGTCATCGGCATCGTCTACGGAGCCCTCGTCGCCCTCGTCCAGAAGGACTTCAAGTTCGTCATCGGCTACTCCAGCGTCTCGCACATGGGCTTCATCCTCCTCGGCCTCATGACCCTCTCGCAGATCGGCATCACCGGCGCCGTCATCCAGATGTTCTCCCACGGCATCCTCGCCGGCCTGCTCTTCGCCACCGTCGGCCGCATGGTCTACGACCGTACCCACACCCGCGAGCTCGGCCAGCTCGGCCCCATGCACCTCAGCCGCGCCCTCCCCTTCGCGACCGTTACCTTCGTCCTCGCCGGCATGGCCAGCATGGGCCTCCCCGGCTTCTCCGGCTTCATCGCCGAACTCATGATCGTCGTCGGTGCCTGGCACGCCTTCCCCGTCCTGGCGCTCTGCGTCGGCGTCGGCATCCTCCTCGGCGTCGTCTACGTCTGGCGCGCCATGCAGAAGGCCTTCTTCGCCGAGCAACCCAGCGAAGCCGCCCCACCACCGCTCGACCCCATCACCCTCCCCGAGTACCTCGGCGCGGCCATCCTCCTCGCCACCAGCATCGCCGTCGGCGTCTACCCGCAGATGCTCCTCCGCATCATCATGCCTGCCTTGAACTCGCCCATCTTCGACAACCTGCGCAAAGGAGGTATGTAG
- a CDS encoding complex I subunit 4 family protein has translation MLLTLITALPVLGAVATLACGNNRKLARILALTASLAALALAIYLACHFDATTTALQCEERYAWVPALNIEYRVGIDGLGLLMVLLSSIVVPIGIAASWSIEDKPALYFALMLLLQACLFGAFTALNFIPWFTYWELSIIPAFFLIKLWGGPQRSPAAMQFLVYTMVGSVAMLLAFLALFLATNQFDFLALANLAQTNQLAPKLAGHVSPFLLFAGVFLGFAVKVPLMPFHTWLPPAYSEAPSGTTAVLTGAMSKMGLYGFLRILLPLFAPQMREVLTPLLWLAAATVVFSAYAALAQKDLKRTFAYSSINHLGYCLLALFAIVKFTADDSARQAALSGLMLQMFSHGLTAATIFWFIALIEQRANGQRGLNDFGGLRKIAPVFTGLMGIALFSSLGLPGLNGFIPEFLIFKGAFPLVTWATSLSAIGLMITAIVMLTILQRVFSGPLNAAWSTFPDLTSGERLALAPAIALMFVLGLYPQLLLGLIHSTVTLMTHQLKF, from the coding sequence ATGCTCCTCACCCTCATCACCGCCCTGCCCGTCCTCGGAGCCGTCGCCACCCTCGCCTGTGGCAACAACAGGAAACTCGCCCGCATCCTTGCGCTCACCGCAAGCTTAGCCGCCCTGGCGCTGGCGATCTACCTCGCCTGCCACTTCGACGCCACCACCACCGCCCTCCAGTGCGAAGAGCGCTACGCCTGGGTCCCCGCGCTCAACATCGAGTACCGCGTAGGCATCGACGGCCTCGGCCTTCTCATGGTCCTTCTCTCGTCCATCGTCGTCCCCATCGGCATCGCCGCATCGTGGAGCATCGAAGACAAACCCGCCCTCTACTTCGCCCTCATGCTCCTCCTTCAGGCCTGCCTCTTCGGAGCCTTCACCGCCCTCAACTTCATCCCCTGGTTCACCTACTGGGAACTCAGCATCATCCCCGCCTTCTTCCTCATCAAGCTCTGGGGTGGACCCCAGCGCTCTCCCGCGGCCATGCAGTTCCTCGTCTACACCATGGTCGGGTCCGTGGCGATGCTCCTGGCCTTCCTGGCCCTCTTCCTCGCCACCAATCAATTCGACTTCCTCGCACTCGCCAACCTCGCCCAGACCAACCAGCTTGCTCCCAAACTCGCCGGCCACGTCTCCCCGTTCCTCCTCTTCGCCGGTGTCTTCCTCGGCTTCGCGGTCAAAGTCCCGCTGATGCCCTTCCACACCTGGCTCCCGCCGGCCTACAGCGAAGCCCCCTCCGGCACCACCGCCGTCCTGACCGGAGCCATGTCGAAGATGGGCCTCTACGGATTCCTCCGCATCCTCCTCCCCCTCTTCGCCCCGCAGATGCGCGAAGTCCTCACCCCGCTCCTCTGGCTCGCCGCCGCAACGGTCGTCTTCTCCGCCTACGCCGCCCTCGCCCAGAAGGACCTCAAGCGCACCTTCGCCTACTCCTCCATCAACCATCTCGGCTACTGCCTGCTCGCCCTCTTCGCCATCGTAAAGTTCACCGCCGACGACTCCGCCCGGCAAGCCGCCCTCAGCGGTCTCATGCTGCAGATGTTCAGCCACGGCCTCACCGCCGCCACCATCTTCTGGTTCATTGCTCTCATCGAGCAGCGTGCCAACGGCCAACGCGGCCTCAACGACTTCGGTGGCCTCCGCAAGATCGCACCCGTCTTCACCGGCCTCATGGGCATCGCGCTCTTCTCGTCCCTCGGCCTCCCCGGCCTCAACGGCTTCATCCCCGAGTTCCTCATCTTCAAGGGCGCCTTCCCCCTCGTCACCTGGGCCACGTCGCTCTCCGCCATCGGCCTCATGATCACCGCGATCGTCATGCTCACCATCCTCCAGCGCGTCTTCTCCGGCCCCCTGAACGCAGCCTGGTCCACCTTCCCCGACCTCACCTCCGGCGAACGCCTCGCCCTCGCCCCGGCCATCGCCCTCATGTTCGTCCTCGGTCTCTACCCGCAACTCCTCTTAGGCCTCATCCACAGCACGGTCACCCTGATGACGCACCAACTGAAGTTCTAA
- the nuoL gene encoding NADH-quinone oxidoreductase subunit L, producing MNGIVQNLWLVPLLPILAAGVIALLKQRHRTLAASLAIGSMVASFLLSVVAFFHLLSMTEVSSEVVNVPWFQIGDAWFRIGWILDPLTIVMLLMVTFVGTLIFIYSVGYLHDDENFTRFFCFLALFAGAMLGVLIANNLLLLFMCWEIVGLTSYLLIGFWYAKPAAAAAAKKAFLVTRIGDIGFFLGMVWLYTQTGTLLFYDNGAGALEHSALATLVAHTTLYGMTVSTGIGLLLFCGAAGKSGQVPLHVWLPDAMEGPTPVSALIHAATMVAAGVFLVARVYPLMAAHPASLPELTPSIALQVITWVGAITALFGALVAVAQYDIKRILAYSTVSQLGYMMMGLGVGGVSVGMFHLITHAFFKALLFLGAGSIIHGCNGEQDIRLMGGLRRSMRITFTTYAAGMLALCGFPLFSGFWSKDEILHAAFSWSVSRTPFYMGAFGALLTAFYMTRQLCYMFAGESRRPVVPPTLAAHAHIHNGHPHESPAIMTVPLVILATSTVLFGLIGAPTWPWFQSFLEEKRPTFNLAAFSTGGILGLMTVSSFLVVLGIALGYWLYYRKPIRHHEQQDALDALEPRLFRILNHAFYIDALYASTIVPLNNAFATLSGLLDRWLWSGLVTAIASTVVGLARVDNFIDTYLVNGTFDAGTHTVSFSGRILARLQGGRIQSYLRIVGLAFIALVVLLLWRAKA from the coding sequence ATGAACGGTATCGTACAAAATCTGTGGCTCGTCCCCCTGCTGCCCATCCTGGCAGCAGGAGTCATTGCCCTTTTGAAACAGAGGCATCGAACCCTTGCCGCGTCCCTCGCGATCGGGTCGATGGTCGCGTCGTTCCTGCTCTCCGTCGTCGCCTTCTTCCATCTCCTCTCCATGACCGAGGTCTCCAGCGAGGTCGTCAACGTCCCCTGGTTCCAGATCGGCGACGCATGGTTCCGCATCGGATGGATCCTCGATCCACTCACCATCGTGATGCTCCTCATGGTCACCTTCGTCGGGACGCTCATCTTCATCTACAGCGTCGGCTACCTGCACGACGACGAAAACTTCACGCGCTTCTTCTGCTTTCTTGCCCTCTTCGCCGGAGCTATGCTCGGTGTCCTCATCGCCAACAACCTCCTCCTGCTCTTCATGTGCTGGGAGATCGTCGGCCTCACCTCCTACCTGCTCATCGGCTTCTGGTACGCGAAGCCCGCAGCCGCAGCCGCGGCGAAGAAGGCCTTCCTCGTCACCCGCATCGGCGACATCGGATTCTTCCTCGGCATGGTCTGGCTCTACACCCAGACCGGCACGCTCCTCTTCTACGACAACGGAGCCGGCGCACTCGAACACTCCGCCCTCGCCACGCTCGTCGCCCACACCACCCTCTACGGCATGACGGTCTCCACCGGCATCGGCCTGCTCCTCTTCTGCGGAGCCGCCGGCAAATCCGGACAGGTCCCGCTCCACGTCTGGCTCCCCGACGCCATGGAAGGGCCCACCCCCGTCAGCGCCCTCATCCACGCTGCGACCATGGTGGCCGCAGGCGTCTTCCTCGTTGCCCGCGTCTATCCCCTCATGGCCGCGCACCCGGCATCGCTGCCCGAACTCACCCCCTCCATCGCCCTGCAGGTGATCACCTGGGTAGGAGCCATCACCGCTCTCTTTGGCGCCCTCGTCGCCGTCGCCCAGTACGACATCAAGCGCATTCTCGCCTACTCCACCGTCTCGCAGCTCGGCTACATGATGATGGGTCTGGGCGTCGGCGGCGTCTCCGTCGGCATGTTCCACCTCATCACCCACGCCTTCTTCAAGGCCCTCCTCTTCCTCGGCGCGGGGTCTATCATCCACGGCTGCAACGGCGAGCAGGACATCCGCCTCATGGGCGGACTGCGCAGGTCCATGCGCATCACCTTCACCACCTACGCCGCCGGCATGCTCGCGCTTTGCGGCTTCCCGCTCTTCTCCGGCTTCTGGTCCAAGGACGAGATCCTCCACGCCGCCTTCTCCTGGTCCGTCTCCCGCACGCCCTTCTACATGGGCGCCTTCGGAGCTCTCCTCACCGCCTTCTACATGACCCGCCAGCTCTGCTACATGTTCGCCGGCGAATCCCGCCGGCCTGTCGTCCCGCCCACTCTCGCCGCGCACGCCCACATCCACAACGGGCACCCGCACGAGAGCCCGGCCATCATGACCGTCCCGCTCGTCATCCTCGCCACCAGCACGGTGCTCTTCGGATTGATCGGTGCGCCCACCTGGCCATGGTTCCAGTCCTTCCTCGAAGAGAAGCGCCCCACCTTCAACCTCGCCGCCTTCTCCACCGGCGGCATCCTCGGCCTCATGACGGTGTCGTCCTTCCTCGTCGTCCTCGGCATCGCCCTTGGCTACTGGCTCTACTACCGCAAGCCCATCCGGCACCATGAACAGCAGGACGCGCTCGACGCCCTCGAGCCACGCCTGTTCCGTATCCTGAACCACGCGTTCTACATCGACGCCCTCTACGCCTCGACCATCGTCCCCCTGAACAACGCCTTCGCCACCCTCTCCGGCCTCCTCGACCGTTGGCTCTGGAGCGGCCTGGTCACGGCCATCGCGTCGACCGTCGTGGGACTCGCCAGGGTCGACAACTTCATCGACACCTACCTCGTCAACGGCACCTTCGACGCCGGCACCCACACCGTCTCCTTCAGCGGACGCATCCTCGCCCGTCTGCAAGGCGGACGCATCCAGAGCTACCTCCGCATCGTCGGCCTCGCCTTCATCGCCCTGGTCGTCCTCCTGCTCTGGAGGGCCAAAGCCTGA
- the nuoK gene encoding NADH-quinone oxidoreductase subunit NuoK, protein MNPLTACLLLSSFLFCIGLAGALTRRNAILVLIGIELMLNAANLNFIAFWRYGPNPAAFTGILFTLFSIGIAAAEAAVGLGIILAVYRHTQTTDLDQMNSMKG, encoded by the coding sequence ATGAACCCCCTCACCGCCTGCCTCCTGCTCTCGTCTTTCCTCTTCTGCATCGGCCTCGCCGGAGCCCTCACCCGTCGCAACGCCATCCTCGTCCTCATCGGCATCGAGCTCATGCTCAACGCTGCGAACCTCAACTTCATCGCCTTCTGGCGCTACGGGCCCAACCCCGCCGCGTTCACCGGCATCCTCTTCACGCTCTTCTCCATCGGTATCGCAGCCGCCGAAGCCGCCGTTGGCCTCGGCATCATCCTCGCGGTATACCGGCACACGCAAACGACCGACCTGGACCAGATGAATAGCATGAAGGGCTGA
- a CDS encoding NADH-quinone oxidoreductase subunit J family protein, with translation MEMTAAFLILAALTIAGFAAAMTLRHMVHCILALTIGFVGLALLYLLLGAEFAGFTQIIVYVGAVAILAVFAIMMTRSAGPLAQPALSSSWITGGIIAISLFAVLAWAVIRGSGSFPIATTPPDAPVSAIGNTLMHTFALPLEIMGILLTAALIGAIIVAMPNEPLRGKGGDA, from the coding sequence ATGGAAATGACAGCAGCCTTCCTCATCCTCGCCGCACTCACCATCGCCGGATTCGCCGCCGCCATGACCCTGCGTCACATGGTGCACTGCATCCTTGCGCTTACCATCGGCTTCGTCGGCCTTGCGTTGCTGTACCTTCTGCTCGGCGCGGAGTTTGCAGGCTTCACCCAGATCATCGTCTACGTCGGCGCCGTCGCCATCCTCGCCGTCTTCGCCATCATGATGACCCGCAGCGCCGGCCCGCTCGCGCAACCCGCCTTGTCTTCGTCGTGGATCACCGGAGGCATCATAGCCATCTCCCTCTTCGCGGTTCTCGCATGGGCCGTCATCCGTGGCAGCGGATCCTTCCCCATCGCGACCACACCGCCCGATGCCCCCGTCTCCGCCATCGGTAACACCTTGATGCACACATTCGCCCTGCCTCTCGAGATCATGGGCATCCTCCTCACCGCCGCCCTCATCGGCGCGATCATCGTCGCGATGCCCAACGAGCCCTTGCGTGGAAAAGGCGGTGATGCATGA